In Carya illinoinensis cultivar Pawnee chromosome 16, C.illinoinensisPawnee_v1, whole genome shotgun sequence, a single window of DNA contains:
- the LOC122298826 gene encoding uncharacterized protein LOC122298826, whose product MAEGTRGALKGQQQEMVQQQLDHHQIAISGMAERLDQMSDVLKTLVETVNIISRRERDTPCDRDNDARSHDERGGVPRNFRLDFPRFNGLEPAGWVFKANQYFDCFQVPFHQKLMVASHHMDGEALVWYQNGLDSGQFNSWETLVVALQTRFGPSSFDDPMEALTRLRQTSSVSLYTSQFEALTNRLRGLSERHKMSCFISGLKDDIRIPVKMFNPLNLGAAFGLAKLQEEYVLSSRKSWRPTNHYADKWPINTTALNDSVSQSPKGLLPFKKVNPSHIDEKRKKGLCFHCEEKWNPNHVCKKPKVYFIQLDSDIDSQPEVEESEVSIHEEPKSDEGDSLEVSVNAISGCIGGNAMRLHGYLGSCVVEVLVDSGSTHNFLDPAVVQAAKLKVQQDSCLQVCVANGEKIVTQGSGQEIIKLQGSRFPVPFHVLSLGGCDVVLGVQWLKTLGSITWNFLDMSMSFTWEGQAIKLKGLTSATIQMLVGAKGFKTDFVNKQGWFFQLMLIDHEPTKVCVEGPVSAVLEEFADVFEEPVGLPPRREFDHPINLKEGASPVSVRPYRYPHYQKSEIEKIVHELLQSGVVRPSQSPFSSPVLLVKKVDGTWRMCVDYRALNQETIKDKFPIPVIDELLDELFGAQIFSKLDLRAGYHQIRVRDGDIEETAFRTHEGHYEFLVMPFGLTNAPTTFQGLMNHIFKPFLRRFVLVFFDDILVYSKTLEDHLKHVHTVLSILRQHTLYAKRSKCKFGVHEIEYLGHIISGKGVQTDSSKTAAMVEWPIPKTLKSLRGFLGLTGYYRKFIKGYGSIAAPLTELLKKNSFCWNEKAAVAFEMLKAAVSSPLVLRLPDFNKPFTIECDASGVGLGAVLMQEAQPIAFYSKALKGKALFLSTYEKELLALVSAVQKWRPYLLGHSFKIKTDQQALKFLVD is encoded by the coding sequence ATGGCAGAAGGGACACGGGGAGCATTGAAGGGTCAACAGCAAGAAATGGTGCAGCAACAGTTGGATCATCATCAGATTGCCATTTCTGGCATGGCAGAGAGGTTAGATCAAATGTCTGATGTTTTAAAAACATTGGTAGAAACTGTGAATATAATCTCTCGTAGGGAGAGAGACACTCCTTGTGATAGAGATAATGATGCTAGATCTCATGATGAAAGGGGAGGGGTTCCAAGGAATTTTAGATTGGATTTTCCACGTTTTAATGGACTTGAACCTGCTGGTTGGGTCTTTAAGGCTAATCAGTACTTTGATTGTTTTCAAGTTCCATTTCATCAGAAGTTAATGGTTGCCTCACACCATATGGATGGGGAAGCTTTGGTTTGGTACCAAAATGGTTTAGATTCGGGGCAATTTAATTCTTGGGAGACCTTGGTGGTAGCTTTACAAACAAGGTTTGGACCATCCTCATTTGATGATCCTATGGAAGCTCTGACTAGGTTGAGACAAACTTCTTCTGTGAGTTTGTATACTTCTCAATTTGAGGCTTTGACTAATAGATTGAGAGGCTTATCTGAACGACACAAAATGAGTTGCTTCATTAGTGGATTAAAGGATGACATTCGAATTCCTGTTAAGATGTTTAATCCATTGAATTTAGGGGCTGCTTTTGGTCTGGCTAAGTTGCAGGAGGAATATGTGTTGTCCTCCCGGAAATCTTGGAGGCCTACTAATCACTATGCTGATAAGTGGCCAATTAACACCACTGCTCTTAATGACTCAGTTTCTCAGAGTCCTAAAGGCTTGTTGCCTTTTAAGAAGGTTAATCCTTCTCATAttgatgaaaagagaaaaaaaggccTGTGTTTCCattgtgaagaaaaatggaatccGAATCATGTGTGTAAGAAACCTAAAgtctattttattcaacttgatTCTGATATAGACAGCCAACCAGAAGTTGAGGAGTCTGAGGTTTCTATTCATGAAGAGCCTAAGTCTGATGAGGGTGATAGCTTGGAAGTTTCTGTCAATGCTATTTCAGGATGTATTGGAGGTAATGCTATGAGGTTACATGGTTATTTGGGCTCTTGTGTTGTTGAAGTTCTGGTTGATTCAGGGAGCACACACAATTTTTTGGACCCTGCAGTGGTTCAAGCAGCAAAACTGAAAGTTCAGCAAGATTCTTGTTTGCAAGTCTGTGTGGCTAATGGGGAAAAAATTGTGACTCAAGGCAGTGGGCAAGAAATCATTAAGCTTCAAGGCTCAAGGTTTCCTGTTCCCTTTCATGTTCTTTCTTTAGGTGGTTGTGATGTTGTACTTGGGGTCCAATGGTTGAAGACATTGGGCTCGATTACTTGGAATTTCTTGGATATGTCCATGAGTTTTACTTGGGAGGGTCAAGCCATTAAATTGAAGGGCTTAACTTCTGCAACTATTCAGATGTTGGTTGGTGCTAAAGGCTTCAAGACTGATTTTGTGAATAAGCAAGGTTggttcttccaattgatgcttATTGACCATGAGCCTACTAAGGTGTGTGTTGAAGGACCAGTGTCTGCAGTACTTGAGGAGTTTGCTGATGTTTTCGAGGAACCTGTTGGATTGCCACCAAGACGAGAATTTGACCATCCAATTAACTTGAAGGAAGGGGCTTCACCTGTTTCTGTTAGACCTTACAGGTATCCTCATTACCAGAAgtctgaaattgaaaagattgtTCATGAATTGCTGCAGTCGGGTGTGGTGAGACCTAGCCAAAGTCCATTTTCTTCTCCAGTCTTGTTGGTTAAGAAAGTTGATGGTACTTGGCGTATGTGTGTTGATTATAGAGCTCTTAATCAGGAAACTATCAAAGACAAGTTTCCAATCCCTGTTATAGATGAGTTGCTGGATGAATTGTTTGGGGCACAGATATTTTCAAAACTGGATTTAAGGGCTGGATATCATCAGATTCGAGTAAGGGATGGGGATATTGAGGAGACAGCCTTTAGAACCCATGAAGGCCATTATGAATTCCTAGTCATGCCATTTGGCCTTACCAATGCACCTACCACCTTTCAAGGGTTGATGAACCACATTTTTAAACCTTTTTTGAGAAGGtttgtgttggttttttttgATGATATACTCGTTTATAGTAAAACTCTGGAAGATCATTTGAAGCATGTGCACACTGTTTTGAGCATATTAAGGCAACATACTCTTTATGCTAAAAGGTCAAAATGTAAGTTTGGGGTACATGAGATTGAGTATTTGGGCCATATTATTTCTGGGAAGGGTGTGCAGACAGATTCTTCAAAAACTGCAGCTATGGTTGAATGGCCCATTCCTAAAACCTTGAAGTCATTAAGGGGGTTTTTAGGTTTGACTGGCTATTATAGGAAGTTCATTAAAGGCTATGGATCGATAGCTGCCCCTCTAACAGAATTGTTGAAGAAAAATTCATTTTGTTGGAATGAAAAAGCTGCTGTTGCCTTTGAAATGTTAAAAGCAGCTGTGAGCAGTCCTCTTGTGTTGAGATTGCCAGATTTCAATAAACCATTCACCATTGAATGTGATGCATCTGGTGTGGGTCTTGGTGCAGTTTTAATGCAAGAGGCTCAACCTATAGCTTTTTATAGCAAAGCTTTGAAAGGGAAGGCATTATTTCTGTCGAcatatgaaaaagaattgctggCTTTAGTTTCTGCAGTGCAGAAATGGAGACCTTATCTTCTTGGCCATTCTTTTAAGATTAAGACTGATCAACAAGCACTCAAGTTCTTGGTAGATTAG